From the genome of Henningerozyma blattae CBS 6284 chromosome 8, complete genome:
AAGTGATGTCTAAGGGGATGTCCGATATGGGGGAGTTACCCAAAAAGTCCAAGAGGTTGCTTTCGATCTTTATATCGTCGAGCTTGTCCAAGCCGGATACATTGTCATGTTTCTCCGTAGCGTTGTGTGTGATCTTCTTATAGATCTGGTCATTAGCGGTATCGATACTCGGCGTAAActcatcatcatcgtcatTGTCCAAAGTGAGAAAACTATCAATCATGGCTTCCTCTTTGATAGTATCGACGTTAGTATACGAAGCTGTATGTGAGTGAGTATGAGAATGGTGAGGATGGTGAGGTTTGTGGTTATTCACAGTGTTTgaattgatgatattgttattaagGAAATGGTTCGGGTCGAACATTGTTAGATCGTCCGCCAACAAGTCATTCATATCGATATTAATGTTTGTGTTTTGATTTGCAGAGGTGTTATTAGAActagtattatttgtatgGGGTTGTGGTTGAAGATGAGTAGTCATAATCTGATTTTAAcgacttttttttttttagtagtTTTATTGGTTTCTTTGTTTTATgctgtattttttttccaagtATACAAATAGaaggaaataaaaaaaagaaatgaaacaaaaaaaagaaaagggaaaattttaaaaaaaaaaaaaaaaaaaaaaagtttaagTGAATTAAGTGAAGAATGTTTAGTTAGGCTGCTTGTGTTCTTTTCACTTTTGTTCGACTTAACGTTTGAATGTAATGACGAgttaatatatatgaatttaCAGTGGGGTATTTGAAATAAGTATCGatatctatatttataCTTATCTGAAGTTGGACAAGTTTGGATAGTTTCTGGACTTTAAAATACGATGATAATTCTAAAGAGAGTAAATggaatttttgaaaaagaaataaaaataaataaaatgaaataaaaagaggACAGAAAGAgggaaaataaataatcttgtGAATGTAAAAGTggcttcttcttttttttttattctaatatattattgtctagttggattttttttttttcaactgTTTATTCTGTAACAAGAGAGTTTATAGTTCTAATCAAACAAGTAATGTTGCGTcaagtatataaataaataaatgaaaatggcaatcgaataaaaataaagccaaaaaaatgaatgaaAAAGCGTTGTGTCATGAACGAATGAATGAGTATGTAAGAAACAGGATTTCACTTGTGGACAAATAAGTTTTAACAAGCAGTCACCAATGCAGCAATTAATAGTTGCACACAAATACAGGaatcaatatttatcatCTTGCACAAACTTAAgattaatttattgaacAAATACAGGAATTAACGTTAAACAAATATAGgaatcaatattttgacCAATATGGAAttgatatttgaattagtatGTGGACTAATAAAAACCTAAAGATAACTAGCTATCTaaattgaatgaaaaaaaaaaaacaagaaaaagaaaatatagtAATAAACAAGTATAAGAGAAAAATGCCCAGTCAAATGCCCAGTAGCAATCCACGGAATGTAAGAACAAGTATGTGTCCCAATAAGGAAAGCAGACTTAGTGTGATTCCACTATCCCAATCGGGATATTCCGCCTGCAGCCGCTGACGGAGTGGCACATTCGTCTTTTCTTCTGACGTTCTGCGGCCGTGCCGTGGCAAAAGGGCACGGGCCAGAGCCCATAGGAACTGAGTCGCTGTGAGCCACCCGGACACATACATGGTGTCCGGCATGTCCGGGGTATCCGGAAACTACGCCGTGCAGTCTCGGCTCGGCCATTGCCCCTTTCCTTGCCTATTTGGGACATATCACAGAAAACAGTGCAGGATCGTTTGAGACACCGTAGAACTACTAACGCCCGGACACCCTATCGGCCACGCCGTCGGACATAGCTAGCTAAGCTGTTAAACACAGATTGTCCGACCAGCGTCCGGACACGCAGTCCTTTGCAGAGATAGATCCGTAGTGGAAGATGAAAGCCATAGTCACCATTTGGGTATTGACAAATCGGGCATCAAGTGCCCAAAACAGCTGGTCTTATTCATTTTCGGACACTCTCTAAAACAGGTCCAGCATCCAGCCGTACACCTTCCTTGTTTCAGAATTCACGTGATTTGCACGTGCAAATGAGAAAGAAGACACCAgaggaaaaaaagaaagatgaCCGGGTAATTAAAGTGCTAGTTTGTCTGGAAAGTGTTTCCTAATTGAGccaagaaattaatatattatacttgttttttatttcttattcCCTATTtcctttatttatttcgatcgtttttccattttataGGGAAGTAtccaaattttctttatagaACATAGAACACGTACTTATACTTCATCGTTAAtgtaattaaaatatatatgataATCAATCAatcatcatcgtcatcgtcatcgtcattattttcttgattttccatctattataaaaaaaaattttttttttcgattttttgttttttttacctttaTACAGTCGGATTAAACTTGAAAGATCAATCCATATCTATAAACAGATTTCACCATACATAGGGGATTCTTCATCAgcaattgtttaaaatcCAATATACATCACAACTACTTGTATGTTTAATAAACGCATCTGTGTAAGCATAAAAGGCATCTCAACATGACTAAAGATGATCTATTACCAAGGTATGAGAAAACTTATAAGAAAAAGCATACGTATAtaatcaagaaaaataaaaaacattcaggtattaatttaaatggtAAGCATAATGGCAAATTCTTTGATAAAACAGGAACCTATAACCCAGTTTTAACTACtccaatgaaaaaattgttggCTTATTGTTTCCTCTTATCAGTCATTGGATTGATTGGGTTTTGGATTTATACGGATTCTAAAAAGAAacttttatttgaattggaaCATTCAAACATCGATTATAACAATGCCCATCATCAGATGGTTGATGCTTCTCCAGAGATGGACCGTCAAATCCAAATCCAAGATGTTGATAATCAATTGGAGAATcaagaagaaaaacaaCTGGAATCACATATGTTGAAAGAACAGAATCAAaatgaattggaaaataaagtagatgaagatgatttagtaattaaagatgaaaaggAAGCATCTGAGACTGGTGTTGCATCTGATGCTGATGTTTCGTCTGATAATTCacaagaagatgatgattctAAACAACAAGAAAAGTCCAAATCAATGAACCGTGACAATAAAgagttgaaaaaattgaaattaaaggaaaaaattaaggCAAAGAAAGATGAACGGTTGAATGGTGGTGCATCGCTTTCTCAAGatctaaataatttaaaagataagCAATCTAATTtcgataataaaaaaaacgaaTTACACGAAAAGGAATTGCAATTACAAATggaattagaagaaatgGAGGAACAACAAAGAGAAAAAGAtaagaagaagaataaaaagaagaagaaaattgtCATGGGAGataatgatttgaataaaGATAGCAATAAAAAGGGTaagaacaacaacaacaacaacaacaacaacaacaacaataataataataaggaTGCAAGAATGGTAGATagtaaaaagaaaaaggaaaagaagaaatttaatgatatagCTAATGCAGATGAAATGAATGAGTTATCCATTCAAATGcatgaaaatgaattgtTAAAggataattcaaataataatgatatggTTATTAATGCCAATGAAAATGTAGAAGATACTACTCTTCCAGTAGAAAATGTGGAGGAAGAGGAGGAACAACTCATTGTTGATAACACAGAACAAATCGTTAATGATGATTCTGAATATAAAGATCAGAAACTACAACAGAAAAAAGATgatcaaaaaaagaaagatgatAGTGTCAAAGATCTGGATtcaaaaaggaaaaaagtTTTTGGCAAAGATTTAGTAGATAAGAAAAGATTAGTAAATATCAATCAAAT
Proteins encoded in this window:
- the TBLA0H02840 gene encoding uncharacterized protein (similar to Saccharomyces cerevisiae YKL063C; ancestral locus Anc_2.599) encodes the protein MTKDDLLPRYEKTYKKKHTYIIKKNKKHSGINLNGKHNGKFFDKTGTYNPVLTTPMKKLLAYCFLLSVIGLIGFWIYTDSKKKLLFELEHSNIDYNNAHHQMVDASPEMDRQIQIQDVDNQLENQEEKQLESHMLKEQNQNELENKVDEDDLVIKDEKEASETGVASDADVSSDNSQEDDDSKQQEKSKSMNRDNKELKKLKLKEKIKAKKDERLNGGASLSQDLNNLKDKQSNFDNKKNELHEKELQLQMELEEMEEQQREKDKKKNKKKKKIVMGDNDLNKDSNKKGKNNNNNNNNNNNNNNNKDARMVDSKKKKEKKKFNDIANADEMNELSIQMHENELLKDNSNNNDMVINANENVEDTTLPVENVEEEEEQLIVDNTEQIVNDDSEYKDQKLQQKKDDQKKKDDSVKDLDSKRKKVFGKDLVDKKRLVNINQIA